The genomic stretch CCAGCGGGGCGACCTTGCGCAGCGCGCAGCACCGGTCGGGGTCGCGGGCGTACAGCTCCGGGCCGTACTCGGCGTCCTGCTCGGCGACGCTCTGCCGCGGGGTCAGGGTGATGACGTTCACGTCCATGACGGCGGCCACGGCGTCCCGGGTGCCGATGGTCTCCGGGAAGTGGTAGCCGGTGTCGAGGAAGACCACGTCCACCCCGGGCCGGGCCCGGGAGGCCAGGTGGGCGACGACCGCGTCCTCCATCGAGGAGGTGACGCAGAAGCGCTCACCGAAGGTGTCGGCGGCCCACCGCAGGATCTCCTGGGCCGGCGCCTCCTCCAGCTCGCGCCCGGCCCGCTCGGCCAGGCTCCGCAGGTCCTGCGGGGTGTGCGGTGCGGTGGTCACGGTGTGCCTCCGTCCGGGGATGGGGTCGGTCCGCGGCCCGTCAGGCCCTGGGCGAGCAGGCCGAGGAAACGGAGGCTGAACGCCCTGTTGCAGGAGTGGCATTCCCAACTACCGTGCCCGTGCTCCTCGTTGGGGCGCAGGTCCTCGTCCCCGCAGTAGGGGCAGTGGAACGGCGCGGCGCGCTCGGTCACGACAGCGCCTCCTCGGAGGTGCGGGCCGCCCACTGGGCGAACCGCTCG from Actinacidiphila yeochonensis CN732 encodes the following:
- a CDS encoding phosphoadenylyl-sulfate reductase; its protein translation is MTTAPHTPQDLRSLAERAGRELEEAPAQEILRWAADTFGERFCVTSSMEDAVVAHLASRARPGVDVVFLDTGYHFPETIGTRDAVAAVMDVNVITLTPRQSVAEQDAEYGPELYARDPDRCCALRKVAPLEEGLRGYDAWATGLRRDESPTRADTPVVGWDERRRKVKVAPIARWTQEDVEGYVAEHGVLTNPLLTDGYASVGCAPCTRRVLAGEDARAGRWAGLGKTECGIHL